A section of the Festucalex cinctus isolate MCC-2025b chromosome 7, RoL_Fcin_1.0, whole genome shotgun sequence genome encodes:
- the LOC144022707 gene encoding uncharacterized protein LOC144022707 has translation MAAISPPESPRRRNSPAEEVQTSGDKTDSAELEGTSDQTEGNTPSQPRERYSEHSVNSSASLPSRSEVIESGAGGDQTCNSSEPKMAESPGDEQRPSGCPEVDGREDDSDGEEKKPAEKVLSETQVIPAAEEIHEKVDGPNSPKELRPECPVEDVVEDRGESEKKKDADLTTKPKKNRMVCKECGLSFARREMFYLHRHSHAYKDEIAPLTCKECGLSFKDRHTLIKHKHVHKEQEEEPTREEKDKAAFQCAACDKFFPSAQKLRVHHCNDADDKPYHCSLCRKEFQLRCSVAMHMMTHSQEGKWTCEECGRSFRDYKRWRCHQRSHPILKPYECPDCGMAFRYNSVMEDHRRKHADQLRTYLCTVCGKSFKYSSLLQQHQYLHTGEKPFRCPDCGKKFAFAQNMRAHCRQHRLHDASTEQPAKQTPAPAQRKENEHPRAEPKRTFNCPLCPQTCGSPADLRAHMHIHEVEYESQERKLQAPPEIKKVWDKGHKCPHCPCTYRDEISLRLHIFKTHQSVAQDWDKVSISPPKELPGEKLPVKSRNDDIGMKPHKCPECGKMFRHRSVLELHMRIHSKDKPYQCSVCGKGFRFSSYLQQHVIIHSGQKPHKCPDCGKDFAFLQNMRTHQKLHQEKPFRCTSCRKGYSDEAQLQHHMLSHNGEKPHKCNLCDKSFGLAYLLRDHLNTHTGERPHCCSECGKTFSWLSSLLVHQKIHNRKRQSLGLLNSVPGRTRGRGSRGRRGGRPMWGMSRSLTGPLYPDSHVPHPSLLSSREEMQMRIRKEFLSDLNPPPVHWEVDGVLPAPSPLQPDGAPQNAGPSGIGGMEKHAHPAAAASFGDGAALWSVQPPLMTSPSKVGQELQPPRWPVKADGNVWEPQAITLTVSQPEHQQRTSGVAGAPPSAQVDQNVPIPVSASVAHGLGSTLWGIQAPLGASNEMASAQNVANNQDFQLQHKQVAAAWANVPNQTAAQKIPIAINPFPQAIGTTVWGFQNNPVGPQLLLTGQLKPGSLQDLQQQPMVSANQIILNQPSPFFSPTLATLPTIALPGTHSLHTVSVGPLPRPPLPNIFFTPQAVLAERPPAPQAPALPQLATQTDAHKLGAGLPFAPERLLQCMICGCSFPRELDLQLHYLQHAQGDV, from the exons ATGGCCGCCATATCCCCACCGGAGTCTCCGCGACGACGCAACTCCCCGGCGGAGGAAGTCCAAACATCAGGGGACAAGACGGACTCGGCGGAACTGGAAGGCACCTCCGACCAGACGGAAGGAAATACACCAAGTCAACCCAGGGAGCGTTATAGCGAGCACAGTGTTAACAGCAGCGCTTCATTGCCCAGCCGTTCTGAGGTTATTGAGTCGGGGGCTGGAGGCGACCAAACATGTAATTCATCGGAGCCAAAAATGGCCGAGTCACCAGGAGATGAACAGCGGCCCTCGGGCTGCCCCGAAGTCGACGGTAGAGAGGATGACTCCGACGGCGAAGAAAAGA AGCCTGCTGAAAAAGTGCTCTCAGAAACGCAAGTTATTCCTGCTGCAGAGGAAATCCATGAGAAGGTTGATGGACCAAACTCGCCTAAAGAACTGAGACCTGAGTGTCCAGTGGAAGATGTGGTTGAAGATCGAGGCGAGAGTGAAAAAAAGAAGGATGCTGATTTGACAACTAAGCCAAAAAAGAATCGCATGGTGTGCAAGGAGTGCGGACTGTCCTTCGCCCGCCGCGAGATGTTTTACCTTCACCGCCACAGTCACGCCTACAAGGATGAAATCGCCCCACTCACCTGTAAAGAATGCGGCCTTTCCTTTAAGGACCGTCACACCCTCATTAAACACAAACATGTGCATAAGGAGCAGGAAGAGGAGCCAACACGTGAGGAAAAAGATAAAGCCGCTTTTCAGTGTGCGGCGTGTGACAAATTTTTCCCGTCGGCGCAAAAGCTGAGAGTCCACCACTGCAACGACGCGGATGACAAACCTTACCACTGTTCACTGTGCCGCAAAGAGTTCCAATTAAGGTGTTCCGTCGCCATGCACATGATGACCCACTCGCAAGAGGGCAAATGGACGTGCGAGGAGTGCGGGCGAAGCTTCCGGGATTACAAGAGATGGCGCTGCCACCAGCGATCTCATCCCATCCTGAAACCCTACGAATGTCCGGACTGCGGCATGGCGTTCCGTTACAATTCCGTCATGGAAGACCACAGGCGCAAGCACGCCGACCAGCTCCGCACGTACTTGTGCACCGTATGCGGTAAGAGCTTCAAGTACAGCAGCCTCCTCCAGCAGCATCAGTATCTGCACACGGGTGAGAAGCCCTTTCGCTGTCCCGATTGCGGTAAGAAATTCGCCTTCGCTCAAAATATGAGGGCACACTGTCGCCAGCATAGACTGCACGACGCCTCGACGGAGCAGCCCGCCAAGCAGACCCCCGCGCCGGCGCAAAGGAAAGAGAACGAGCACCCGAGAGCCGAACCAAAACGCACTTTTAACTGTCCCCTCTGTCCCCAGACGTGCGGCTCGCCGGCCGACCTGAGAGCACACATGCATATTCATGAGGTGGAGTATGAGTCACAGGAGAGAAAATTGCAGGCGCCCCCCGAGATTAAAAAGGTTTGGGACAAAGGGCACAAGTGTCCGCACTGCCCGTGTACTTACCGTGACGAGATAAGTTTACgattacacattttcaaaaCTCATCAGAGTGTGGCGCAAGATTGGGACAAAGTGTCAATTTCGCCTCCAAAAGAGTTACCCGGTGAAAAGCTGCCGGTCAAATCCCGAAACGACGACATAGGGATGAAGCCGCACAAGTGCCCCGAGTGTGGGAAAATGTTCCGCCATCGCTCGGTGTTAGAACTGCACATGCGCATCCATTCCAAGGACAAACCTTACCAGTGCAGCGTGTGCGGCAAAGGCTTCCGATTCAGCAGCTACTTACAGCAGCACGTTATCATCCACTCGGGCCAGAAGCCGCATAAATGCCCCGACTGCGGGAAGGACTTTGCCTTCCTGCAGAACATGAGAACCCACCAGAAGCTGCATCAGGAAAAACCTTTCCGCTGCACCAGCTGCCGCAAAGGCTACAGCGACGAGGCGCAACTGCAGCATCACATGCTGTCGCATAACGGCGAGAAGCCTCACAAATGCAACCTGTGCGATAAGAGCTTCGGCCTGGCGTACCTGCTCCGGGACCACCTCAACACGCACACGGGGGAGCGGCCCCATTGCTGCAGCGAGTGCGGCAAAACGTTCTCCTGGTTGAGCAGCTTGTTGGTGCACCAGAAGATCCACAATCGCAAGCGGCAGAGTTTGGGTCTGCTGAATTCCGTCCCCGGAAGGACGAGAGGGCGAGGAAGCAGGGGGAGGAGAGGGGGGAGGCCGATGTGGGGGATGTCGCGATCGTTAACGGGGCCTCTTTATCCTGATTCGCACGTGCCGCATCCTTCCTTGCTATCATCTCGAGAGGAGATGCAAATGAGAATACGGAAAGAGTTTCTTTCTGACCTTAATCCGCCGCCGGtccactgggaggtggacggcGTCCTGCCAGCCCCCTCGCCGCTGCAGCCAGACGGCGCCCCTCAAAACGCCGGCCCCTCCGGAATCGGCGGGATGGAAAAACACGCCCACCCCGCCGCCGCGGCGTCCTTcggggacggggcggcgctgtGGAGCGTCCAACCTCCTCTGATGACCTCCCCGAGCAAAGTGGGCCAAGAGCTCCAGCCGCCAAGATGGCCGGTGAAAGCGGACGGCAACGTGTGGGAACCTCAAGCAATAACGTTGACTGTTAGCCAACCCGAGCATCAACAGAGGACTTCAGGCGTCGCGGGTGCGCCGCCCTCAGCGCAGGTAGACCAAAACGTCCCCATTCCGGTGTCCGCTTCGGTTGCTCATGGGCTCGGTAGCACTCTGTGGGGCATTCAAGCACCACTGGGGGCTTCGAACGAAATGGCCTCCGCTCAGAATGTTGCGAACAATCAAGACTTCCAGCTACAACATAAGCAGGTGGCGGCCGCTTGGGCGAACGTACCCAATCAGACCGCCGCCCAGAAAATCCCCATCGCCATCAATCCCTTCCCGCAAGCCATCGGCACAACCGTCTGGGGCTTCCAAAACAACCCCGTGGGTCCTCAGCTGCTTCTCACCGGGCAACTCAAGCCGGGCAGCCTCCAGGACCTGCAGCAGCAACCCATggtgtcggccaatcagatcaTCCTAAACCAGCCGTCGCCTTTTTTCTCCCCGACGCTCGCCACGCTCCCCACCATAGCTTTACCCGGCACGCACTCCCTCCACACCGTCTCGGTGGGTCCGCTGCCGAGACCGCCCCTCCCCAATATTTTCTTCACCCCGCAGGCCGTCCTGGCTGAGAGGCCCCCCGCGCCACAAGCGCCGGCCCTGCCTCAGCTCGCCACGCAGACGGACGCTCACAAACTGGGAGCCGGTTTGCCGTTTGCCCCCGAACGGCTCCTGCAGTGCATGATCTGCGGCTGCTCGTTCCCACGCGAGCTGGATCTTCAGTTGCATTACTTGCAACACGCACAAGGAGACGTTTGA
- the LOC144022649 gene encoding uncharacterized protein LOC144022649, whose translation MAESPGGERRRTFDFSESEYEDDSEENVFETTEKVLSKKQALSDVEGIHGKTDRASSAKEPSEDPVEAEYSIEYVIEDHGETDKRKDANHKKFRMVCNECGTSFPRREMFYLHRHYHAHKDELVPLKCLECGLSFKDRRSLMKHTHVHKDEPKYEEEARFQCAACDQFFPTAPKLRRHKCDDTDDMPYHCTLCRKEFVVKCAVAKHMLNHSEDGMWTCKECGRGFPDYRTLRCHQRCHPVLKPYVCPECGVAFTHFSILEAHRRKHAEGLRSFLCPICGKTFMYKSLLQQSQNLLTGDKLFHCPDCDKQLTSQPESQHAIS comes from the exons ATGGCCGAGTCACCAGGAGGCGAACGGCGGCGGACCTTCGACTTTTCCGAGTCCGAATACGAGGACGACTCGGAAGAAAACG TTTTCGAGACTACTGAGAAAGTACTCTCAAAAAAGCAAGCTCTTTCTGACGTCGAGGGAATTCATGGGAAGACTGATCGTGCAAGCTCTGCGAAAGAACCATCTGAAGACCCAGTGGAAGCTGAGTACTCCATCGAGTATGTGATTGAAGATCACGGTGAGACGGACAAACGGAAGGACGCAAACCATAAAAAGTTTCGTATGGTGTGCAACGAGTGTGGAACGTCCTTCCCCCGCCGTGAGATGTTCTACCTTCACCGCCACTATCACGCGCACAAGGATGAACTCGTTCCCCTCAAATGTTTAGAATGCGGACTTTCCTTTAAGGACCGTCGCAGCctcatgaaacacacacacgtgcataaAGACGAGCCAAAGTATGAGGAGGAAGCTCGTTTTCAGTGTGCCGCATGCGATCAGTTTTTCCCGACGGCGCCAAAACTGCGGCGTCACAAATGCGACGATACCGACGACATGCCTTATCATTGCACCCTGTGCCGCAAGGAGTTTGTCGTCAAGTGCGCCGTCGCCAAGCACATGCTGAACCACTCTGAAGACGGCATGTGGACGTGCAAGGAGTGCGGTCGAGGATTTCCGGACTACAGGACGTTGCGCTGCCACCAGCGATGTCACCCTGTCCTTAAACCCTACGTGTGTCCGGAGTGCGGCGTGGCCTTCACGCACTTCTCCATCTTGGAAGCCCACCGACGCAAGCACGCTGAGGGACTACGCTCTTTTCTGTGTCCCATTTGTGGTAAGACCTTCATGTACAAGAGTCTCCTTCAACAGAGTCAGAATCTGCTCACCGGCGACAAGCTCTTCCATTGTCCTGATTGTG ACAAGCAGCTCACCAGCCAACCTGAGAGCCAACATGCAATTTCGTGA